Part of the Citrus sinensis cultivar Valencia sweet orange chromosome 2, DVS_A1.0, whole genome shotgun sequence genome, CTTCTTGATGCACAGAACACATAACCCACttcacaaataaaaatcatggATGTTTTGCACAATACTTCAAACGGAAGTAACAAGTGTTTGATGGGAGGagagaaaagtgaaaaattaacaatggTTGCTTCTTGATGCACAGAACTTGACTCACTACGGGAACACATATAACACATAAGTCCCTTTTTAAATTCCTGAGATATAGTGAACATCAGAAGAATTCCAGCCACGTGAAAATTCCATTCACAAATATTCTCATAGGAGAAAACGGAATGAACCATGAAAGCTCCCACTTCACAAGTAACAAGTGGCATTTTAAGAGCAACCACAACTTCTGAAAAATTTTGCTGCTACCTACTCTGCTTCTGCCTATATGCTAGTATCTGCAATGAGgtaagaaaagataaaattagttGGTGCACTATGAGCCAATAAGAAACTATCATGTAAGGCATTTCTGAGAAAATGAAGTTAAGCACAAAGAATTTGCTTCACAGCAGAATATAAAGTACAGTGGCAACCAAtcaattactttaaatttaatagtgaAGTCAAAATAGTGGAGTTACCGCATTTTAAAACAAGTCCAAATATTTAGTGTGGAGTTTTTCTgagaaattaattacaatcaattCATGCTCACCAAATGATCTGTATTGGAAGTGTGATTGACTCTAAGCCCTGCCAAAGTTTCTTGACCTTCCAAAATTTGCAGCTGATCTGTTGTAGGAATTGGCGTGGACTGGTTGCCTTTGGCGTCAAGCCGCTCTTTCACCATTAATATTTCAACTTCTTCAGCTTGCAAAGGTGTCTGGAGCGAGACATACTACATATATACACTACAAATTTAGATAAAGCACCAAAGAAGACatgaaaaaatcttaaaatttcattatatacAGAGAAAGATAGAGCAGTGTACCAAGTGCAATATATTGCATAGGTTCAGGTCAGATCATAATTTGGACAAGCTCAAAACTCGTACAAATTCAAAAGACCTGACATGTTACTTCTCTAAAATAGCAcagttaaaaattatagtaggAGAGAAATCTCACTTCGCATAGCTGTTTAACTGACAAACTAGGTTGACAACAAAGGTAAGGTTGCTGCAAACTTGGTGCACATTGGGTATCCGCAGAAACAAGCATGAGACGAACATCTAACTGCAAGAAAGGGGAAATGGAGGATTTAATTTGAGAGGATGTGCCCACTGACTGGTGAAggaaccaatgaattaattagaTCAGGCCATTGCAATGCTTatgaaagataaataaaagatagatTTCATTGCATCACCAATTTTTCATCACCTCTTGAAAGTACTCTTCAGCAACGATAATTCCAATTGTGGTTTGTACGAACCATGATTGACATAATTTTACTCAATAAACAGTCCAACAGCAGCCAATCATACCTCATCGTTATTTTCCTGCAAGCTCCGGAGATATTCTACAAGCTTATTTAGGCGAGTGCTGCGCGAGCTCTTAATATTGCAGCCACTAGCACTGCCATGCCGTGTGTTACTCCTAGTACCACCCCTGCCCCAAGCAAGCATTTCTGGGTTCCAAACAAGCCCAGGAGAAATTCCTCTGCTTTCTCTACCCACttctaaatcattttcaatgcATCCGCCATCTGAGTTTGCGGCCGATGAAGAAGGCTGGGATGACCGAATTCCTGACCTTCTTTTACGCCTTCTCGGCCTGACTTCTGCTGAGCGTTCATCATTAGAAGAGGAATCTTTGCCTCCGttatcatcattttcatcCTCATTGTCTTCAGATCCCTGATGTTCAGTGCCACGGCtgtttcttctccttctcaaATGAGCAGTACGAGGATTCCGCTGCGGTCTTGTCATAAATGGGCTCACTGTATCTTTACCAGGTGTGCGTCTCTTAACTAGTGCTTCTGATTGTCGTTGAA contains:
- the LOC102608198 gene encoding putative E3 ubiquitin-protein ligase RING1a isoform X1, translated to MPAQKRSLQESHHANNGEQLQGEEQQRQDSFQQSHAKQSRHERQQLELQQNEQQQLEEDQKDDEEVEGEGDEEDEENEDDSEGPSSDTSGEKPEFVFVELPEIRKDVQCPICLGIIKKTRTVMECLHRFCRECIDKSMRLGNNECPACRTHCASRRSLRDDPNYDALISALYPDIDKYEEEELAFHEEERTRNKQIQASIAKIFQRQSEALVKRRTPGKDTVSPFMTRPQRNPRTAHLRRRRNSRGTEHQGSEDNEDENDDNGGKDSSSNDERSAEVRPRRRKRRSGIRSSQPSSSAANSDGGCIENDLEVGRESRGISPGLVWNPEMLAWGRGGTRSNTRHGSASGCNIKSSRSTRLNKLVEYLRSLQENNDELDVRLMLVSADTQCAPSLQQPYLCCQPSLSVKQLCEYVSLQTPLQAEEVEILMVKERLDAKGNQSTPIPTTDQLQILEGQETLAGLRVNHTSNTDHLILAYRQKQSR
- the LOC102608198 gene encoding putative E3 ubiquitin-protein ligase RING1a isoform X2, producing MPAQKRSLQESHHANNGEQLQGEEQQRQDSFQQSHAKQSRHERQQLELQQNEQQQLEEDQKDDEEVEGEGDEEDEENEDDSEGPSSDTSGEKPEFVFVELPEIRKDVQCPICLGIIKKTRTVMECLHRFCRECIDKSMRLGNNECPACRTHCASRRSLRDDPNYDALISALYPDIDKYEEEELAFHEEERTRNKQIQASIAKIFQRQSEALVKRRTPGKDTVSPFMTRPQRNPRTAHLRRRRNSRGTEHQGSEDNEDENDDNGGKDSSSNDERSAEVRPRRRKRRSGIRSSQPSSSAANSDGGCIENDLEVGRESRGISPGLVWNPEMLAWGRGGTRSNTRHGSASGCNIKSSRSTRLNKLVEYLRSLQENNDELDVRLMLVSADTQCAPSLQQPYLCCQPSLSVKQLCETPLQAEEVEILMVKERLDAKGNQSTPIPTTDQLQILEGQETLAGLRVNHTSNTDHLILAYRQKQSR